A single window of Gossypium hirsutum isolate 1008001.06 chromosome A10, Gossypium_hirsutum_v2.1, whole genome shotgun sequence DNA harbors:
- the LOC107934192 gene encoding uncharacterized protein: MPPEPLPWDRKDFYKERKHERTQSLPQQPLTARWRESSSMSPYQHASFREFTRWGSADFRRPPGHGRQGSWHLFAEENGGHGYVPSRSSNKILDDENFRQLDSRVDGKYSRNSRENNRGSYSQRDWRGHSWENCNGSPSTPGRPHHVNNERRSVDDMPTYLSHTHSDFVNTWDQLQKSQHDNKTIAVNGLGTGQKCQSENLVGSIDWKPLKWTRSGSLSSRGSGFSHSSSSKSLGGVDSGEGKLESQQKNLTPVQSPSGDAAACVTSPAPSDETSSRKKPRLAWGEGLAKYEKKKVEGPDTSIDRAGAKISVRNTEFNNSLSSNLADKSPRVLGFSDCASPATPSSVACSSSPGVEEKSFGKAANVDNDTSNLCGSPTLGSQNHLEGPSFNLEKLDINSIINMGSSLTNLLQADDPCTVDSSFVRSTAISKLLLWKSDVLKALEMTESEIDSLENELKLLKGDSRSRCPCPATSSSFPVEEHGKACGEQEAASSQIPRRAPLQIDACGDVLVEKQPLCNGVLEEVNDDVKDGDIDSPGTATSKFMEPLSLEKAVSPSDVVKFHECSGDFGTVQLMSMGKVILATGSGNEGTATTISAEGSVLKRIDNDAHVPESSNSDVGGENVMYEMILATNKELANVASEVFNKLLPKDQYNAEISEIGNVACTQSDSAIREKIAIRKQYIRFKERVLTIKFKAFQNAWKEDLRSPLMRKYRAKSQKKYEFSLRSTHGGYQKHRSSIHSRFTFPAGNPILEPSVEMNFTSKLLLGSHGRLYRNALKMPALILDEKEKKVSRFISSNGLVEDPCAIEKERALINPWTSQEKEIFMDKLAAFGKDFRKVASFLDHKTTADCVEFYYKNHKSECFEKTKKNDLSKQQGKSAVNTYLLTSGKKRGRELNAASLDVLGAASVIAAHAESGMRNRHTSGRILLRGHFDSKRSQLDDSIAERSSNFDIVGSDQDTVAADVLAGICGSFSSEAMSSCITSSADPGEGYHHDWKCHKVDSVVKRPSTSDVLQNVDGDTCSDESCGEMDSSHWTDEEKSAFLQAVSSYGKDFDMISRYVGTRSRDQCKVFFSKARKCLGLDLIHSRTRNMGTPMSDDANGGETDTEDACVQESSVVCSEKLGSKVEEDLPSTIVSMNVDESDLTREANLQSDHNISEGNIERLVDHKDSVAAEVNFSNVDQTEPMSECGAGDMDVDSNQAESLHVLNNVALANLSALENHVAEEGVSGAVSATHRGTGDCHPSLDASVEPKSGAAALSTEGFGNNLEAQETFSSKNVMDVRDTRCNAEIGSQVICRPDLDKSSGESIDKNSCLDFSFSSEGLRQVPLDLGSAGKPSILLFPNENFSAKNSASHSDASQCEKICNQDRLSVTLAYQGNEDKQPNNAVSGHEPEHLSGKPSVDLAELQISTLKEMDIDIGHCQLPEVKRLSTSEKGVTGSYLVQDFLQKCNGPKSPSEFPQLVQNLEQANSRPKFHSHSLSDTEKPCRNGNVKLFGQILNSSSQDDGKVRFPEQSMKSSNLNFRGYNNVDGNASFSKFDQNIIFAPENVPRRSYGFWDGNRIQTGLSSLPDSEILVAKYPAAFVNYPASSSQMQLQASQSIVRNTDRNMNGVSVFTPREISSNNGVMDYQVYGGHDCTKVVPFAMDMKRREMFSEMQRRNGFDAISNLQHQGRGMVGMNVVGTGVGGVVGGSCPNLSDPVAVLRMQYAKTEQYGGQSGSIMRE, encoded by the exons ATGCCGCCAGAACCGTTGCCTTGGGATCGGAAGGATTTTTACAAGGAGAGGAAGCATGAGAGGACGCAGTCGCTGCCTCAGCAGCCACTGACGGCTCGATGGAGAGAATCCTCTTCCATGTCGCCGTATCAGCATGCGTCTTTTAGAGAATTCACTCGTTGGGGATCCGCTGACTTCCGTCGTCCTCCTG GTCATGGTAGGCAGGGCAGTTGGCACCTGTTTGCTGAAGAAAATGGTGGTCATGGATATGTTCCATCGCGATCAAGTAACAAGATCTTGGATGATGAGAATTTCCGTCAGTTGGATTCTCGTGTAGATGGGAAATATAGTCGAAACAGTAGGGAAAACAACAGAGGGTCTTATAGCCAGAGAGATTGGAGAGGTCATTCATGGGAAAACTGCAATGGGTCCCCAAGCACTCCTGGGAGGCCTCATCATGTCAATAATGAAAGGAGGTCAGTGGATGATATGCCAACATACCTTTCTCATACTCACTCTGACTTTGTAAACACATGGGATCAACTTCAAAAAAGCCAGCATGATAATAAGACAATTGCTGTAAATGGGTTAGGCACAGGACAAAAATGTCAGAGTGAGAACTTAGTAGGCTCGattgattggaagcctctgaaGTGGACTCGCTCTGGAAGCTTGTCTTCACGGGGTTCTGGCTTTAGCCATTCAAGTAGCTCAAAGAGCTTAGGTGGTGTAGATTCTGGTGAAGGGAAGCTTGAGTCGCAACAGAAAAATTTGACCCCTGTCCAGTCTCCTTCTGGGGATGCAGCAGCCTGTGTCACATCTCCTGCGCCTTCTGATGAGACATCGTCAAGAAAGAAGCCACGCCTTGCATGGGGTGAGGGTCTGGCCAAGTATGAGAAAAAGAAAGTTGAAGGCCCTGATACAAGCATAGATAGAGCTGGGGCTAAAATATCTGTCCGTAATACAGAATTTAACAATTCTCTGAGTTCTAATTTGGCAGATAAGAGCCCTAGAGTCCTTGGATTTTCTGATTGTGCTTCTCCTGCAACTCCTTCATCTGTTGCTTGCAGTTCCTCTCCTG GTGTGGAAGAAAAATCATTTGGCAAAGCTGCAAATGTTGATAATGATACTAGTAATTTATGTGGTTCTCCAACTCTTGGCTCTCAGAATCATCTAGAAGGGCCCTCTTTTAATTTAGAGAAATTGGATATCAATTCAATTATCAATATGGGCTCTTCACTTACTAATTTGCTTCAAGCTGATGATCCTTGTACAGTGGATTCTAGTTTTGTTCGCTCTACTGCAATAAGTAAGTTGCTACTATGGAAAAGTGATGTTTTGAAGGCTTTGGAGATGACTGAATCTGAAATTGATTCACTTGAAAATGAACTTAAGTTGTTGAAAGGTGACTCCAGGAGCAGATGTCCTTGCCCAGCAACATCCAGTTCTTTTCCTGTCGAGGAACATGGAAAAGCTTGTGGGGAGCAGGAGGCTGCATCTAGTCAGATCCCTCGACGTGCCCCTTTGCAGATTGATGCTTGTGGTGATGTTCTTGTTGAGAAGCAACCCCTTTGTAATGGTGTCCTGGAAGAAGTTAATGATGATGTAAAAGATGGGGATATTGATAGTCCTGGAACGGCAACATCTAAATTTATGGAACCATTGTCTTTGGAGAAAGCAGTTTCTCCATCTGATGTAGTGAAGTTTCATGAATGTTCTGGTGATTTTGGTACTGTTCAATTGATGTCAATGGGGAAGGTGATTTTAGCTACTGGTTCAGGTAATGAAGGGACTGCCACAACCATTTCTGCAGAAGGCAGTGTGCTAAAAAGGATTGATAATGATGCACATGTTCCAGAATCATCTAACTCTGATGTTGGCGGAGAGAATGTAATGTACGAAATGATATTGGCCACTAATAAGGAATTGGCTAATGTAGCGTCTGAAGTATTTAATAAACTATTGCCTAAAGATCAGTATAACGCTGAGATCTCTGAAATTGGCAATGTAGCATGCACACAGTCTGATTCAGCAATCAGGGAAAAAATTGCAATACGGAAGCAATACATAAGATTTAAGGAGAGAGTTTTGACAATTAAGTTTAAAGCATTTCAAAATGCTTGGAAGGAAGATTTGCGTTCACCTTTGATGAGAAAATATCGTGCAAAGTCCCAGAAGAAGTATGAATTCAGTTTACGATCTACACACGGTGGCTACCAAAAGCATCGGTCCTCCATTCATTCACGGTTCACTTTTCCTG CGGGAAATCCGATCCTGGAACCTAGTGTGGAGATGAATTTTACTAGTAAACTACTTCTAGGTTCCCATGGCAGGCTTTACAGGAATGCTTTGAAAATGCCTGCATTAATTTtggatgagaaagagaaaaaggtCTCGAGGTTTATCTCTAGTAATGGATTAGTTGAAGATCCATGTGCCATTGAGAAGGAAAGAGCTTTGATCAATCCTTGGACATCCCAGGAGAAGGAAATTTTTATGGATAAGTTGGCtgcctttgggaaggacttcagAAAAGTTGCTTCTTTTCTTGATCACAAGACAACTGCTGACTGTGTTGAGTTCTATTACAAAAATCACAAATCAGAATGTTTTGAGAAAACAAAGAAGAATGACCTGAGTAAGCAGCAAGGGAAATCTGCTGTGAATACCTACTTGTTGACATCGGGAAAAAAACGGGGCCGTGAATTGAATGCAGCTTCCCTCGATGTTCTTGGTGCAGCTTCAGTTATAGCAGCTCATGCAGAGAGTGGCATGCGAAACAGGCATACGTCTGGTAGGATCCTTTTAAGAGGGCATTTTGATTCTAAAAGATCTCAACTTGATGATAGCATTGCTGAAAGGTCATCTAATTTTGATATTGTTGGAAGTGATCAAGACACTGTTGCTGCTGATGTCCTAGCAGGTATATGTGGTTCTTTCTCTTCAGAGGCAATGAGTTCTTGCATCACTAGTTCTGCTGACCCTGGAGAGGGTTACCATCATGACTGGAAGTGCCACAAAGTTGATTCTGTGGTTAAAAGGCCTTCAACATCTGATGTGTTGCAGAATGTTGATGGGGATACTTGTTCGGATGAGAGTTGTGGGGAAATGGATTCTTCTCATTGGACTGATGAGGAAAAATCTGCCTTTTTACAGGCTGTCTCATCTTATGGTAAAGATTTTGATATGATTTCACGATATGTTGGTACAAGATCCAGGGACCAGTGCAAGGTTTTCTTTAGTAAGGCTCGTAAATGCCTTGGACTGGACTTGATACATTCAAGAACCAGAAACATGGGAACACCCATGAGTGATGATGCCAATGGTGGTGAGACTGACACGGAAGATGCTTGTGTCCAAGAGAGCTCAGTTGTTTGCAGTGAAAAGTTGGGATCTAAAGTTGAAGAGGACTTGCCTTCCACTATTGTGAGCATGAATGTTGATGAATCTGATCTTACCAGAGAAGCGAATTTGCAATCTGACCATAACATATCAGAGGGAAACATTGAGAGGCTAGTAGATCATAAAGATTCTGTGGCCGCAGAAGTTAACTTTTCCAATGTGGATCAAACCGAGCCAATGTCCGAATGTGGTGCTGGTGATATGGATGTTGATAGCAACCAGGCTGAGTCACTACATGTTCTAAATAATGTTGCTTTGGCCAATTTAAGTGCTCTAGAAAATCATGTTGCTGAAGAGGGTGTTTCTGGTGCAGTATCAGCGACTCATAGGGGGACAGGAGATTGTCATCCTAGTTTAGATGCTTCAGTTGAGCCCAAATCTGGTGCTGCTGCTTTGTCTACTGAGGGGTTTGGAAATAATTTGGAGGCACAGGAAActttttcatccaaaaatgttATGGATGTCCGTGATACAAGATGCAATGCGGAGATTGGCAGTCAAGTTATTTGTAGGCCGGATTTAGATAAAAGTAGTGGTGAGTCCATTGATAAAAATTCTTGTTTAGATTTTAGCTTCAGCTCCGAAGGTCTGCGTCAAGTTCCTCTTGACTTGGGTTCTGCTGGAAAGCCTTCTATCTTATTATTTCCAAATGAAAACTTTTCTGCTAAAAATTCTGCATCACATTCTGATGCCTCTCAATGTGAAAAAATTTGCAACCAAGATAGGTTGTCAGTGACACTTGCTTATCAGGGGAATGAAGACAAACAGCCTAACAATGCTGTTAGTGGACATGAGCCTGAGCATTTATCTGGAAAGCCCTCGGTGGATCTTGCTGAATTGCAAATCTCCACTTTGAAAGAAATGGATATTGATATTGGTCACTGTCAGTTGCCTGAAGTTAAAAGGCTTTCGACCTCAGAAAAGGGTGTTACTGGTTCATATTTAGTTCAAGATTTTCTTCAAAAGTGCAATGGTCCAAAATCACCATCGGAGTTCCCACAACTTGTCCAAAACTTAGAGCAAGCAAACAGCAGGCCAAAATTCCACTCTCATAGTCTGTCAGATACAGAAAAGCCTTGCAGGAATGGTAATGTCAAGCTATTTGGTCAGATACTCAATTCCAGTTCCCAGGATGATGGGAAGGTCCGTTTCCCTGAACAGAGCATGAAATCTTCAAATTTGAACTTCAGAGGTTATAACAATGTTGATGGAAATGCATCTTTCTCAAAGTttgatcaaaatattatttttgcacCGGAAAATGTTCCCAGGAGAAGCTATGGTTTCTGGGATGGCAATCGGATACAAACTGGGTTATCATCTTTGCCCGACTCTGAAATTTTAGTGGCGAAGTATCCTGCTGCGTTTGTCAATTATCCTGCATCCTCATCTCAAATGCAGCTGCAGGCATCGCAGTCTATTGTTCGGAATACTGACCGAAACATGAATGGTGTTTCAGTTTTCACCCCAAGGGAAATAAGCAGCAACAACGGTGTGATGGATTATCAAGTGTACGGGGGTCATGATTGTACCAAGGTGGTGCCTTTTGCCATGGATATGAAGCGACGGGAGATGTTCTCCGAGATGCAAAGGCGAAATGGGTTTGATGCAATCTCAAATTTACAGCACCAGGGAAGGGGTATGGTTGGAATGAATGTTGTGGGGACTGGAGTGGGAGGTGTTGTAGGGGGCTCCTGCCCAAATCTTTCTGATCCTGTAGCAGTACTTAGGATGCAGTATGCGAAGACGGAGCAGTATGGTGGACAGAGTGGGAGCATAATGAGGGAATAA